One Elusimicrobiota bacterium genomic region harbors:
- a CDS encoding ATP-dependent DNA helicase, whose product MSKTGLFSDNVFATLNIEQQKAVIHGKGPLLIVAGAGTGKTTVISHRIAKLISQKKAKPNEILALTFTEKAAAEMQDRIDLLVPYNFADVWISTFHSFGNRVLEDNAIFLGLTSDFKVMAQPHQLVFFREHLFEFPMKILRPLGNPLKHIEAILFLFSRLKDEDISHEEYANYVQLLENVVKKNPNDKSIEDEFLIQKELSEIFKKYEDLKIQHGLIDFSDQVWLVLKLFRKYPSILKKYRKKFKYMLVDEFQDTNYSQFQLLKILLNSEKNITVVGDDDQSIYKFRGAAISNILNFKKAYPAAKQVVLTKNYRSIQHILDCAYALIRYNNPDRLEVKNKISKKLISVRDNPDKTTGEITSAVFHHHFDTISQESDFVAEEIAEMVRTGTAKNKSGTRYSDFAILVRANSDADMFMKSLNMKNIPWHFSGGSGLYACEEVKILISFLKTVSNLSDNISLFHLASSEVYKIPMADLTICINEASKKKISLYKVFVGASGLNDISPEGRQIIKNIVDDIKKYMEASRDFSTGQVLYKFINETGWIKRLTEAKDAQSVEKVSNIAIFFDIIKNFSEVSKHDKLQLFVSHLTALIEAGSSPATAEADFDTDAVNILTIHKAKGLEFSVVFMVSLAQGKFPVNKRKELIEVPDALIKDILPLGDFHKQEERRLFYVGMTRAKDELHLTSASDYGGIRQRKISQFIYEALNLAQTKIPAKKLHPIEAIKKNDIADKADDNFQLPLERQLVLSHYQIDDYLTCPLKYKYIHILKIPVMANHSIVYGNAMHETIQFYYKKKMENDLVRVDELINKFESKWESTGFLSQEHEMQRLEEGRDAIRKFFYREQKHKIIPKYIEKKFRFNFKRDVVIGRFDRVDLTKKGTIIIDFKTSEISDKEEADNRAGKSTQLAIYALAWKELMKELPYKLELHFVNTGVTGSVTPDEEMMCKIEEIIEKTANGIRSNNFEANPQYLSCNYCPFNNICSSAQI is encoded by the coding sequence ATGTCTAAAACAGGATTATTTTCTGATAATGTATTTGCCACTCTGAATATAGAGCAGCAAAAAGCGGTTATTCACGGTAAAGGACCGCTTTTGATTGTAGCTGGCGCCGGTACAGGAAAAACAACTGTTATTTCCCATCGTATAGCAAAACTTATTTCACAGAAAAAAGCGAAACCCAATGAAATTTTAGCACTTACTTTTACAGAAAAAGCTGCTGCAGAAATGCAGGATAGAATAGACCTTTTAGTGCCTTATAATTTTGCAGATGTATGGATTTCCACTTTTCATTCTTTTGGGAACAGGGTTTTGGAAGACAATGCGATTTTTTTAGGATTAACAAGCGATTTTAAGGTTATGGCACAACCCCATCAATTGGTATTTTTCAGAGAACATCTCTTTGAGTTTCCGATGAAAATACTCAGACCGCTTGGCAATCCTTTAAAACACATAGAAGCGATTCTTTTTTTGTTTTCTCGTCTAAAAGACGAGGATATTTCACATGAAGAGTATGCAAATTATGTCCAACTTTTAGAGAATGTGGTTAAAAAGAATCCGAACGATAAATCAATAGAAGATGAATTTTTGATTCAAAAAGAATTATCTGAGATTTTCAAAAAGTACGAGGATTTAAAAATACAACATGGTCTTATTGATTTCAGTGACCAGGTATGGTTAGTTCTTAAGCTTTTCAGAAAATACCCTTCTATATTGAAAAAATACCGGAAAAAATTCAAATATATGCTTGTAGATGAGTTCCAGGATACTAATTATTCGCAATTTCAGTTATTAAAGATTTTGTTGAACAGCGAAAAAAACATAACAGTTGTCGGAGATGATGACCAGTCAATATATAAATTTCGTGGTGCTGCAATTTCAAATATTTTAAATTTTAAAAAAGCATATCCTGCTGCAAAACAAGTAGTTCTTACAAAAAATTATCGTTCGATTCAACATATCCTTGATTGTGCATATGCTCTTATAAGATATAATAATCCCGACCGCCTGGAAGTAAAAAATAAAATAAGTAAAAAACTCATATCTGTGCGAGATAATCCTGACAAAACTACCGGAGAAATTACGTCTGCTGTTTTTCATCATCATTTTGATACTATTTCACAGGAATCGGATTTTGTTGCTGAGGAAATTGCTGAAATGGTCAGGACCGGGACTGCTAAAAATAAGTCAGGAACACGTTATAGTGATTTTGCAATTCTTGTTCGTGCAAATTCTGATGCCGACATGTTTATGAAATCATTGAATATGAAAAACATCCCATGGCATTTTTCGGGTGGGAGCGGGCTTTATGCCTGCGAAGAAGTAAAAATACTTATATCTTTTTTAAAAACAGTTTCAAATTTATCTGATAATATTTCACTTTTTCATCTTGCTTCGTCTGAAGTTTATAAAATACCTATGGCAGATTTAACAATCTGTATAAATGAAGCTTCAAAAAAGAAGATTTCGTTATATAAGGTGTTTGTTGGTGCATCCGGTTTAAATGATATAAGTCCTGAAGGAAGACAGATAATCAAAAATATAGTAGATGATATTAAAAAATACATGGAAGCTTCACGCGATTTTTCTACGGGACAAGTGCTTTATAAATTTATAAATGAAACAGGGTGGATTAAAAGACTTACTGAAGCCAAAGATGCTCAATCAGTTGAGAAAGTTTCAAATATCGCAATATTCTTCGATATTATAAAAAATTTTTCGGAAGTTTCAAAACATGATAAACTTCAATTGTTTGTATCGCATCTTACCGCTCTTATTGAAGCCGGGAGCAGTCCTGCAACAGCAGAAGCGGATTTCGATACTGATGCGGTGAATATATTGACAATTCACAAAGCAAAAGGTCTTGAGTTTTCTGTTGTTTTTATGGTTTCACTTGCCCAGGGAAAATTTCCGGTCAATAAAAGGAAAGAACTGATAGAAGTCCCTGATGCTTTAATAAAAGACATTTTACCGTTAGGTGATTTTCATAAGCAGGAAGAACGGCGGCTTTTTTATGTCGGTATGACAAGGGCAAAAGATGAATTGCATCTTACATCTGCAAGTGACTATGGCGGTATCCGTCAAAGAAAAATAAGTCAATTTATATATGAAGCATTGAATTTGGCTCAAACAAAAATTCCTGCTAAAAAACTTCATCCGATTGAAGCAATTAAAAAAAATGATATTGCTGATAAAGCAGACGATAATTTTCAGTTGCCTTTAGAAAGGCAGCTTGTATTAAGTCATTACCAGATTGACGATTATCTTACCTGTCCTTTAAAATACAAATATATTCATATATTGAAAATTCCTGTAATGGCTAACCATTCGATTGTTTATGGCAATGCGATGCATGAAACAATCCAGTTCTATTATAAAAAGAAAATGGAAAATGATTTGGTTAGAGTGGATGAACTTATAAATAAGTTTGAATCAAAATGGGAATCAACAGGTTTTTTGTCACAAGAACACGAAATGCAGCGGTTGGAAGAAGGCAGGGATGCAATAAGAAAGTTTTTTTATAGAGAACAAAAACATAAGATAATTCCAAAATATATTGAAAAAAAATTCAGGTTTAATTTTAAAAGAGATGTTGTTATCGGCAGGTTTGACAGGGTGGATTTAACAAAAAAAGGGACAATTATTATTGATTTCAAAACATCGGAAATATCCGATAAAGAAGAAGCAGATAATCGTGCCGGGAAAAGCACCCAGCTCGCTATTTACGCTTTAGCATGGAAAGAGTTAATGAAGGAATTGCCTTATAAATTAGAGTTACATTTTGTAAATACAGGTGTTACGGGCAGTGTTACCCCGGATGAAGAAATGATGTGCAAGATAGAAGAAATTATTGAAAAAACTGCAAATGGTATAAGAAGTAATAATTTTGAAGCTAATCCGCAGTATTTATCATGTAATTATTGCCCGTTTAATAATATATGTTCATCTGCTCAAATATAG
- a CDS encoding tetratricopeptide repeat protein has translation MKSRIKKFFLLPTSYLLAKGLVVSCLLTVFLGCSVDYQFKRAETLKDNGKFLEAVKKYESIVEKNPQSIRVPEAFYNIGKIYQQNLENNDEAKIYYKRVINEYSATEWAVQSKELFLEIADYFPLLKGLKWVEVDSETSGKYMLARNEIVAEQNNIYEMTRNLYTRNNFVSSFRKYFKKMPNGLYETDKNGEILTAILLFPLEVNKEWVVGNIKNTIVSKKEEVEVAAGKFSDCIKIKKQLIGTPSWSVEYYAPEVGKILTTQSSGSGEKRITELKEFTANND, from the coding sequence ATGAAATCAAGAATTAAAAAGTTTTTCCTACTGCCTACTTCCTACCTGCTCGCCAAAGGTTTAGTGGTGAGCTGCCTACTTACTGTTTTTCTTGGTTGCAGTGTCGACTATCAGTTTAAAAGAGCGGAAACGTTAAAGGACAATGGTAAATTTTTGGAAGCAGTCAAAAAATATGAGTCAATAGTTGAGAAAAACCCTCAAAGCATCCGCGTTCCTGAAGCATTTTATAACATAGGGAAGATTTACCAGCAGAATTTGGAAAACAATGACGAAGCAAAAATATATTATAAAAGAGTAATTAACGAATATTCTGCCACAGAATGGGCAGTGCAATCAAAAGAATTATTCCTGGAGATTGCTGATTATTTTCCGCTTTTGAAGGGTTTAAAATGGGTTGAAGTTGACTCCGAAACATCAGGTAAATACATGCTGGCAAGAAATGAAATTGTAGCAGAACAGAATAATATTTATGAAATGACAAGGAATCTTTACACGCGTAATAATTTTGTAAGTAGTTTTAGAAAATATTTTAAAAAAATGCCTAATGGTTTATATGAAACAGATAAAAATGGTGAGATATTAACAGCAATATTGTTGTTTCCTCTGGAGGTCAACAAAGAATGGGTTGTCGGGAATATAAAAAATACGATAGTTTCTAAAAAAGAAGAGGTTGAAGTTGCTGCCGGGAAATTTTCAGATTGTATAAAAATAAAAAAACAACTTATTGGAACACCGTCCTGGTCAGTTGAGTATTATGCCCCGGAAGTTGGGAAAATTCTTACCACTCAGTCGTCGGGTTCTGGTGAAAAACGAATTACAGAACTCAAAGAATTTACTGCTAATAACGATTAA
- a CDS encoding VanZ family protein produces MKYFKLWVPIIVWCYIIYFFSDIPGLGTGLGVWDLFLRKGAHITEYFILTLLLIRAFRRSFRISFPLMVLLPSIFSFLYACSDEYHQTFIKNRCGTPWDVLIDTLGILIVVYIYIKKGNYEIKN; encoded by the coding sequence ATGAAATATTTCAAATTATGGGTACCTATAATTGTTTGGTGTTATATAATATACTTTTTTTCGGATATTCCAGGACTTGGTACAGGGTTAGGGGTGTGGGATTTGTTTTTGAGAAAAGGTGCACACATTACAGAGTATTTTATTCTGACACTTCTTTTAATAAGGGCTTTCAGAAGGTCATTTAGGATATCGTTTCCTTTAATGGTTTTATTGCCCTCGATATTTTCATTTCTATATGCTTGCAGCGACGAATATCACCAGACATTTATCAAAAACAGATGTGGTACACCCTGGGACGTATTAATTGATACTTTAGGAATTCTTATAGTTGTTTATATTTACATAAAAAAAGGAAATTATGAAATCAAGAATTAA
- the radC gene encoding DNA repair protein RadC, whose product MSFNIEKVDRPREKLARTGIASLKDEELLAIILGTGYKGKNVLQLSKEILKEYPADDLIRISLSKLKQIKGIGPAKASFIAAAVELVKRGFEKNAISIKKPTDILPYTLDVRDKKKEHFVVFYLNARNEILKRDFVSIGTLNASLVHPREVFKPAIEHSAASVIFVHNHPSGDITPSEDDIKLTKRLISAGEILGIEILDHIIVSKNNFLSMKSKNII is encoded by the coding sequence ATGTCATTTAATATAGAGAAAGTGGACAGACCCAGGGAAAAATTGGCAAGAACCGGAATTGCGTCACTGAAAGATGAGGAGCTCTTGGCGATAATCTTAGGTACAGGATATAAAGGGAAAAATGTTTTACAACTCTCAAAAGAAATATTGAAAGAATATCCGGCTGACGACTTAATTCGTATCTCACTTTCAAAGTTGAAGCAGATAAAGGGAATTGGACCCGCAAAAGCGTCTTTTATTGCTGCTGCTGTTGAACTTGTTAAGAGAGGGTTTGAAAAAAACGCTATTTCCATAAAAAAGCCGACAGACATACTTCCATATACGCTGGATGTAAGGGATAAGAAAAAGGAACATTTTGTTGTTTTTTATCTGAATGCAAGGAACGAAATATTGAAGCGGGATTTTGTTTCTATAGGTACATTGAACGCTTCGCTTGTTCATCCGAGAGAAGTTTTTAAGCCGGCAATTGAACATTCTGCCGCAAGTGTGATTTTTGTTCATAATCACCCGTCAGGCGACATAACCCCGTCAGAAGACGATATAAAACTTACAAAACGGCTTATTTCTGCCGGTGAAATTTTAGGAATAGAAATCCTGGACCACATAATTGTTTCAAAAAATAATTTTCTCAGCATGAAATCAAAAAATATAATATGA
- a CDS encoding glucose-6-phosphate isomerase — MVNIKLDFSNCLSDLVGEQGINSSELQALYPRLSSAHNIIQQKKSKGSLGFMELPYKNDEAIKIKDYVKKQKSKFDDFVVIGIGGSALGNIALQTALKHPYWNLLSKKQRKDNPRLFVPDNVDPELLKSLLDVLNLKRTVFNIISKSGTTAECLANFFILKNALIKKVGMKNWQKHIIISTDEKKGYLRELADKENIPSFVIPANVGGRFSVLSPVGLISAAFCGIKIEELLAGARDMDERCQQDISKNPAAIYAAIQYLLYQKGKKINVMMPYSQALKDVSDWFRQLWAESLGKKMNIRNEVVNVGPTPVKALGVTDQHSQVQLYIEGPYDKVITFLSVEKYRNNAVVPPTKEKHYLEKHTLNELIKCEEEATRVALTKQARPNCTVVIPEINEHTIGQLFYMFELATAYIGELFEINAFDQPGVELGKVLTYGLMGRSGFEKEKKEIDEFMAKKKDSLNVI; from the coding sequence ATGGTTAATATTAAGCTTGATTTTTCAAATTGTTTGTCGGATTTGGTTGGAGAACAAGGGATAAATTCGTCCGAATTGCAGGCACTTTACCCGCGATTATCATCTGCACATAATATAATACAGCAGAAAAAGTCAAAAGGCAGTCTTGGATTTATGGAACTGCCGTATAAAAATGATGAAGCAATAAAAATAAAAGATTACGTAAAAAAGCAAAAGTCTAAATTTGATGATTTTGTTGTGATTGGTATTGGCGGTTCCGCGCTGGGCAATATTGCGCTTCAGACCGCGCTTAAACATCCGTACTGGAACCTCTTATCAAAAAAGCAGAGAAAAGATAATCCGCGGCTTTTTGTTCCTGATAATGTTGACCCTGAACTTTTGAAATCGCTTTTGGATGTTTTAAATCTAAAAAGAACTGTATTTAATATAATATCAAAATCAGGAACTACCGCAGAATGTCTCGCCAATTTTTTCATATTAAAAAATGCTTTAATAAAAAAAGTAGGAATGAAAAACTGGCAGAAGCATATTATTATTTCGACCGATGAAAAAAAAGGTTATCTCAGGGAACTTGCCGATAAAGAAAATATTCCTTCTTTTGTGATTCCTGCGAATGTGGGCGGAAGATTTTCCGTGCTTTCTCCGGTAGGGCTTATTTCTGCAGCATTTTGTGGTATAAAAATAGAAGAACTTTTGGCAGGTGCAAGAGATATGGATGAACGGTGCCAGCAGGATATATCCAAAAACCCTGCTGCTATTTATGCCGCAATACAGTATCTTTTATACCAGAAAGGAAAAAAGATAAATGTAATGATGCCATACTCGCAAGCATTAAAAGATGTTTCTGACTGGTTCAGGCAATTATGGGCTGAATCACTGGGTAAGAAGATGAATATCAGAAACGAAGTTGTAAATGTAGGTCCGACACCGGTAAAGGCGCTTGGTGTTACCGACCAGCATTCACAAGTTCAACTTTATATAGAAGGTCCGTATGATAAGGTTATTACGTTTTTATCAGTTGAAAAATACCGGAATAATGCTGTTGTCCCGCCGACAAAAGAAAAACACTATCTTGAAAAACATACGCTTAACGAGCTGATAAAATGCGAAGAAGAAGCAACTCGTGTTGCGCTGACCAAACAAGCAAGACCTAATTGTACTGTAGTTATACCTGAAATTAACGAGCATACAATCGGGCAATTGTTTTATATGTTTGAACTTGCAACGGCGTATATCGGTGAACTTTTTGAAATAAATGCATTTGACCAGCCGGGTGTAGAATTAGGCAAAGTACTTACATACGGACTTATGGGCAGAAGCGGATTTGAAAAAGAAAAGAAAGAGATAGATGAGTTTATGGCAAAAAAAAAGGATTCGCTGAATGTCATTTAA
- the xseB gene encoding exodeoxyribonuclease VII small subunit — MEEKISYSKSLDELEKILAELEGEDVEIDKLAEKVKRATELIKVLRNKLKKTEVEVKEIVKEFEGENNG; from the coding sequence ATGGAAGAAAAAATATCTTATTCAAAGTCTCTGGATGAGTTGGAAAAGATTCTTGCGGAATTGGAGGGCGAAGATGTTGAAATAGATAAACTTGCTGAGAAGGTGAAAAGAGCTACTGAATTGATTAAAGTATTAAGAAATAAGCTCAAAAAAACAGAGGTTGAAGTGAAAGAAATCGTAAAGGAATTTGAGGGGGAAAACAATGGTTAA
- the xseA gene encoding exodeoxyribonuclease VII large subunit codes for MGKNNQDLYNHLVTWRDEKAKKENIAAGKKYFIFPNSTLKNIADSNPKTINDLTKIKGVGNKKLVQYGDEIISLIKKNQEKTSEFLPEDTLFTHLSQTKPGDKHVKSNRRMSSGDVTSQASQFRDAGAADFSRWDSIEKPPDNVLTVSQLNGQIKQILNDYFRSGVWVCGEIYRYDLDVQKANTRFYRQVYFELVEQDPVTKERKATISAVMWGDDRNKIDEKMTALATGLTLKDGLQIKARCSVDFYPPQGKVQIRVTDIEPEYTIGKMALERKLILEKLKRVGLLEKNKKIEIPQVPLNVGLITSNGSAAYNDFVDELNKSGYAFSVYLCDAKMQGNDLEREVRSAIFTLNRHAVDVIAIVRGGGSASDLMGFDKEGVAVAIANSSKPVLTGIGHQIDKTIADEVSNQSFKTPTATAQFIVEKVRNYETDTEDVLNRILERQKEILIDHIENLKNITKSLKSATLIFTKNVENNIFQINEKIKWVLKNIFENNFKQLEEYERFNNSKNPLNIMKMGFGLVYNSEGKIVKSVENVVVGNNVEIRLRDGNLESKIISKQALK; via the coding sequence ATGGGCAAAAATAACCAGGATTTATATAACCACTTAGTAACCTGGCGTGATGAAAAGGCAAAAAAAGAAAATATTGCCGCCGGGAAGAAATATTTTATATTTCCAAATTCTACCCTGAAAAATATTGCAGATTCTAATCCAAAAACAATAAATGATTTAACAAAAATTAAAGGTGTAGGTAATAAAAAGCTGGTTCAGTATGGCGATGAAATTATTAGCTTGATAAAAAAGAACCAGGAAAAAACCTCAGAATTCTTGCCTGAAGACACACTTTTTACTCACTTGTCACAGACGAAACCGGGGGATAAACACGTAAAAAGTAACCGCCGGATGTCCTCCGGAGACGTTACTTCGCAGGCATCTCAGTTTCGGGATGCAGGTGCCGCTGATTTTAGCCGGTGGGACTCTATTGAAAAACCGCCGGATAATGTTCTCACGGTAAGCCAGCTGAACGGTCAGATAAAACAAATACTGAATGATTATTTTAGGTCAGGTGTTTGGGTTTGCGGGGAAATTTACAGATATGATTTAGATGTCCAAAAAGCAAATACCCGTTTTTACCGGCAGGTATATTTTGAACTTGTAGAACAAGACCCGGTTACAAAAGAAAGAAAAGCGACAATTTCTGCTGTAATGTGGGGAGATGACAGGAATAAAATTGATGAAAAAATGACAGCACTCGCTACCGGATTAACTCTTAAAGACGGGCTTCAGATAAAAGCAAGATGTTCAGTAGATTTCTATCCGCCGCAAGGTAAGGTGCAAATTCGGGTAACAGATATTGAGCCGGAGTACACTATCGGCAAAATGGCTCTGGAAAGAAAACTTATCCTTGAAAAACTTAAACGTGTAGGACTTTTAGAAAAAAATAAAAAAATAGAAATTCCGCAAGTACCGTTAAATGTAGGTTTAATTACTTCTAACGGCAGTGCCGCCTATAATGATTTTGTAGATGAATTGAATAAATCAGGTTATGCTTTTTCAGTTTATTTATGTGATGCAAAAATGCAGGGAAATGATTTGGAAAGAGAAGTCCGCAGCGCGATTTTTACTTTGAACAGGCATGCTGTTGATGTAATAGCAATTGTAAGGGGCGGCGGTAGTGCCTCGGACCTCATGGGTTTTGATAAAGAAGGTGTTGCTGTTGCAATAGCAAATTCTTCAAAACCGGTTTTAACAGGCATAGGGCATCAAATTGACAAAACCATTGCAGATGAAGTTTCAAACCAGTCATTTAAGACACCAACTGCGACTGCGCAGTTTATAGTTGAAAAAGTTCGTAATTATGAAACAGATACCGAAGATGTTTTAAATCGCATTTTAGAAAGACAAAAAGAAATTCTTATTGACCACATAGAGAACTTAAAAAATATTACAAAAAGTCTAAAATCTGCAACGCTTATATTTACCAAAAATGTTGAAAACAATATTTTTCAGATTAATGAAAAAATCAAATGGGTTCTAAAGAACATCTTTGAAAATAATTTTAAGCAGCTCGAAGAATATGAACGATTCAATAATTCTAAAAATCCGCTTAATATAATGAAAATGGGTTTCGGACTTGTCTATAATTCAGAGGGCAAGATAGTGAAAAGTGTGGAAAATGTTGTTGTCGGAAACAATGTTGAAATTAGATTGCGTGATGGTAACTTAGAAAGCAAAATTATATCAAAACAAGCATTGAAGTAA
- a CDS encoding LysM peptidoglycan-binding domain-containing protein: MAYRLTRLQAIYLIIVFFIVFGICKKFYRSWQDSNSNRDVIVEQQSPVEAKEDIEKERLRKIEQNAKQQIAVCGEKIRLKRQQGVDVTPAVVVLKKAKNAYDLSDFENAIAYARESSNIVDALTLTVLPPVYVVKKGDNLWGISKKYYKKGSNWYNIWKTNKEKISDFDKIYRGQKIVIPNTSQKNQS; the protein is encoded by the coding sequence ATGGCGTATAGACTTACTCGATTGCAGGCAATCTATTTAATAATTGTATTTTTTATTGTTTTTGGTATCTGTAAGAAATTTTATCGTTCATGGCAGGACTCAAACAGCAATAGAGACGTTATTGTAGAACAACAGTCGCCGGTTGAAGCTAAAGAAGACATTGAAAAAGAGCGGCTGAGAAAAATTGAACAGAACGCTAAACAGCAGATTGCCGTATGCGGAGAAAAAATCAGGCTAAAAAGGCAGCAAGGTGTTGATGTAACACCGGCAGTTGTTGTATTGAAAAAAGCTAAAAATGCATATGACCTTTCTGATTTTGAAAATGCGATTGCATATGCCAGGGAATCATCTAATATTGTAGATGCACTAACATTAACCGTTCTGCCACCGGTTTATGTTGTAAAGAAAGGAGACAATCTTTGGGGTATTTCTAAGAAATACTATAAAAAGGGTTCAAATTGGTATAATATCTGGAAAACCAACAAAGAAAAAATTTCAGATTTTGACAAAATATATCGCGGCCAAAAGATAGTCATTCCAAATACATCTCAAAAAAACCAATCATAA
- a CDS encoding branched-chain amino acid transaminase — protein sequence MGFGEGKIWFDGKFVDWKDAKIHVLSHVVHYGSSIFESLRCYNTENGPALFRIDAHIDRLYDSAKIYRMEIPFTKKEFFKAIVDVVKINKFKECYVRPVVFRGYGEMGVNPLKNPVNCAIAAWEWGAYLGKEAMEKGASVHVSSWRRAAPDTFPSLAKAGGNYINSQLIKMEAIQGGYDEAIALDVYGYVSEASGENIFMVKNGVIYTPPTSSSILAGITRHTIFILARDMNMRIEQHSIPRESLYIADEVFLSGTAAEITPVSKIDNITIGKGACGEITKKLQKAYFDVLKGKTKDKYNWLTYVK from the coding sequence ATGGGTTTTGGAGAAGGGAAAATATGGTTTGATGGAAAATTTGTTGATTGGAAAGATGCCAAAATACATGTATTGTCACATGTTGTTCATTATGGTTCAAGCATTTTTGAATCACTGCGTTGTTATAACACAGAAAATGGACCTGCTCTTTTCAGGATTGACGCTCACATTGACCGTCTTTATGATTCTGCGAAGATATACAGGATGGAGATTCCTTTTACAAAAAAAGAATTTTTTAAAGCCATTGTTGATGTAGTAAAAATAAATAAATTTAAAGAATGTTATGTCCGTCCCGTTGTTTTCCGCGGTTATGGCGAGATGGGAGTAAATCCGTTGAAAAATCCTGTTAACTGTGCAATCGCTGCATGGGAGTGGGGGGCATATCTTGGTAAAGAAGCGATGGAAAAAGGAGCGTCTGTGCATGTTTCATCGTGGCGGCGTGCAGCTCCTGATACTTTTCCGTCTCTTGCCAAAGCCGGCGGAAACTATATAAATTCACAGCTTATAAAAATGGAAGCAATCCAGGGCGGCTATGATGAAGCGATTGCTTTAGATGTCTATGGATATGTTTCTGAAGCATCAGGCGAAAATATTTTTATGGTAAAAAATGGAGTAATTTATACTCCGCCGACGAGTTCTTCAATACTTGCCGGTATTACCAGACATACAATTTTTATACTTGCAAGAGATATGAATATGAGGATAGAACAGCATTCTATTCCCAGGGAATCGTTATATATTGCTGATGAAGTATTTTTGTCAGGTACTGCTGCTGAAATTACACCTGTTTCAAAGATAGATAATATAACTATCGGGAAAGGTGCTTGCGGTGAAATCACCAAGAAATTACAAAAAGCATATTTTGACGTTTTAAAAGGAAAAACCAAAGATAAATACAACTGGCTTACATATGTAAAATAA